The genomic stretch AATCTACCCCACGCGCTGCTGTTGCTAAGTTCGCAGCTGCCGGTAAGAAGATTCGTAAGAAAGACCTGGGTATGATGGCTATGAGTTATGGCTACGTTTATGTAGCTCAAATTGCCCTCGGTGCTAACATGGCACAAACGATCAGAGCCATCAAAGAGGCGGAAGCTTATAACGGACCATCTTTGATTATTGCTTATGCGCCATGTATCAACCATGGACTTAAGTCCGGAATGGCTAAGAGTGTTACTGAAGCTAAAAAAGCTGTCGAATCTGGCTACTGGCATCTCTATCGTTTCAACCCAGATCTTGAGGATCAAGGGAAGAATCCATTCTCCCTTGACTCCAAAGAGCCCACAGCTTCCTTCCGTGACTTCCTCATGGGCGAAGTACGTTACACTTCCTTGCTTACCACCTTCCCAGAAACTGCGGAAGAACTCTTCCAAGGTGCTGAGAAATACGCTCAAGTGCGCTTGAACTCTTATAAGCGCTTAGCGGATCAAAAATACGAATAAGAGCGGTTCATTATTAACTCAATATAGTTTAGATTCTCAGATACAATGAAGAGCGGGCTTGTCCCGCTCTTTTCCTTTTTATCGGTGAAATTACATATTTTTGCCTTCAATGAGTTAAGATAACGCAGAACGAAATTTTACCTTAAAAGTATTAACCTATAGCTACCTGACCTAGACAAGGATCTTAAATTATTAGGGTATTCAAGGAAGGAAGATAGTATGGACCGGGAGGATTTGCTTCGTCGGCTAAATTGGTTTTATAGCCTGGAGATTAACCAAGTCGAGCTCTATAAGGTGCAAGCTAACCAGTTTAAAGACTTCTATGCAGGGAAAGTATTTAAACATGTGGCCTCGATAGAACAGTCCCATGTCGACAATATCGCCAATCAAATTACAAGCTTAGGAGGCGAGCCTACCACCTTAGGGGAAGTGATTTCGCCCATTATCGGTATGTCCTTAGGAAGCTTAATGTCCTTGACCGGGCTGGAAAGAGCTTTGCAATTAAATGCTGAAATTGAGAGAAAGGCCATGAGTGATTATAAAAAACTTGTGGAAGATTTAGTGTCAAGCGGAGAGGACTCGGAAGAAGAAATCTGTACATTATTAAAATCCAATTTTATTGATGAGCATCTCCATACAGCGCTATTCGATATGCTGAGAGGAAATTTAATGGAAGATAAGATCGAGACCATCTAAGGATTTATCACTGAACAATGCATGAGGTTTTTTCAAAGGAGACAGGCCACGAACTATGGCTCTGCCTCCTTTTCATTGCTGTCGTTTCATCACCGAGCATTGTTCGATGTATAAGGGGAAAGCTTTCCGCGGACAATAAGCAAATAAGGAGGGGGGTGCTTCTATTGTCGAAAAGCTTTTTCACCATGATCAAGGAGCTGACTCAACGCCCTTATAAGAAAGAGATTCGCAAAGTTGAAGGAATTCCCATCGATAAAGAATGGGAAAAACCTATCTCTTTTACTCGAATCAAAGAAGATTTGTCCAGAAGCAGTGATATTGTCTTTCGTAATTTCATTTTGCGTGGAAAAGAGGAGATACCCTGCGTTCTTGGTGTCGTCGATGGTTTGGTGGATAAGCATTTATTGGACTCTTATGTGCTACGGGTAATTATGGTGGATGCCATTAATGATCCGGCTTTTCGTGCCATAACTATGGACACTATCCATGATCGTCTTTTGGAGCTCTTTACCCCAGCCAATGAGGTAAAGAAGGTTAGTCGCATGGGAGAGGCAATTGATGCCATGCTATCCGGGGATGCGGTGCTTTTCATCGAAGAGAGCCAAGAAGCTCTTGTGATCAGTGCCCGGGGCTGGGAAAATCGAGGAGTTACTGCACCTCAGAATGAATCCTCCATCCGAGGACCAAAAGAGGGATTTAACGAGACTCTACGTACTAATACTTCCTTACTGCGACGGCGGATTAAACATCCCTCGCTGCGTCTGGTCTCCATGAAAATCGGCGACCTTTCCAAGACAGATGTGGTGATTGCTTACATAGAAAATGTAGCGAGAGCTGATGTGGTTGCGGAAGTATTGCGGCGCATAGGGCGCATTCAAATCAACGGTGTGATTTCAGGGGATATTCTCGAGGAACTCATCGAGGATCATCCTTATTCCCCTTTTCCGCAGGTCTATAATACGGAGCGGCCGGATATCGTTGCTTCTGACCTATTAGAGGGGCGCGTGGCCATTATAGTGGATGGGACACCTTCCGTACTCATTGTGCCGGTAACTATGGCAAAGTTTATGCAAGTCAATGAAGATTATTATGAGAGAGCGATGATTGTTGTTCTTATTCGTTCCGTTCGATATTGGGGAGCATTTATCGCGGTGCTGGCTCCAAGTCTGTATATTGCTGTAACCACCTTTCACCAAGAGCTAATTCCTACCTCTTTGGCCTTGAGTATTTCTGCTGGTAGGGATGCTGTGCCTTTTTCTGCCCTCGGGGAGGCCTTGTTAATGTTGCTAGCCTTGGAAATTCTTCAGGAGGCGGGGTTACGGTTGCCCAAGCCGATTGGTCAAACCATCGGTATCGTTGGGGCCCTCATCATTGGTGATGCTGCTGTTAAAGCGAGCTTAATCAGCCCTATTATGGTCATTGTGATTGGACTGACCGCTGTGTCCAGTTATACGATTCCTTCCTATGATTTGGCGATGGGGATACGGTTAATTCGCCTCCCCTTGATGATATTAGCGGGTACTATGGGCTTTTTTGGCTTAGGTGTTGGGCTTTATCTCGTTCTTATTCATGTACTGGGCTTACGTTCCTTTGGGACACCGTATCTCAGCCCGATTGCGCCTCTACGGATCCGGGCCTTTTTGCAGGACACCTTTGTCAGGGCTCCTTGGTGGGCCTCCCGTAAAATTCCGGAGTTAGTGGATACCCATGACCCAAAGTCAGGGGGAAAGAAATAAGTGGAGCGAATATCTACCCATCAATTTACAGTTTTAAGTGCAGCAATTATTTTGGGGACAACCTTCATGAATTCGGGTGCAATTGTTTCAGGTGCGGCAGGACGAGATGGCTGGTTGGCAATCCTGCCAGGATTTGCACTGGGAATTCCCTTTGTATTTATGGTCTTTTCTCTGATTCCAAAGTTTCCTAATAAAAATCTAATCGAGATAACAGAACAAGTTCTAGGGAAATGGCTAGGGAAAGGGATTGGACTTTTGCAAGTTCTTATTGCCTTTTACTTTGGCGCCTTATTAATGGGCCAAGGGTTGGATATGTACTCGCGAACCGTTCTACCCCTAATGTCTCATTATGTACTGGTTTTTGGAACATTTATTGTGGTAGCGTATCTTTATGTCAGTGGAATTGAAGTGTTAAGCCGCTTTTCAGAAGTGGTTTTTCCTATCACCTTCTTTTCGTTACTTTTTATAGCTGCTTTTAGCATACAGCGCTTTGAGAGAGGTGAGCTTTTCCCTATCCTCGACAATGGTATTAAGCCTTTGGCCTTAGCTAGTTGGAAAGTAGCGCCTTGGCCTATGGAATACTTACTATTCCTCGCAGGACTTTTACCCTTTTTGCCTCGTAAAGCCAAGGACTTAAAGGTGTTAAAGAAGAATGCCCTCAAAGCGTTTGTGTTGGTCATCGCCATCAGTACAATCATGGTCATTGTTCAGATTATGACTTTCGGGCCCTTCGAAACGGCGCGCCTGACCTACGGGCTTTTAGTTTTGGGCAATATGATAGAGATCTCACGAACTGTAGCTGGAGTCGAGGCCATCTTTACTCTAATTTGGATGGGGGTCTTGACTCTAAAAGTGGCAGCTATGTTCTTCGTAGTAGCCTGGGGATTACGAAGTGTTTTTAAATTGAAAGGCCGTAAAGTAATTGGCTTTGTGGGACTTATGTATGTTTTTATCCCGTTATACTCCGTCAGAGGAATGAATGTGGTAGTGGAAATAGAGTTGCTAGATGGCTACTTTATGCTCCCATTTATGATGACATGGGTGGTTGTGGTATGGGGGGTGGATCGATGGAAACGTCGCAAGAAAAGTTCCTAATGCATCGCTTCCCGATTGTAATTCTGCTCATAACTTGTCTCGTGCTTATGGGGGGTTGCGGAGGGAAGCGTGAAGTGGATGAGCTAGCCTTTGTGTTAGGTATGGGAATCGATTTAGGAAAGGAAGAAGGAACCTATCTAATTACCATGCAGATGGCCCAACCCAAGCCCAGCGGTGGGGGTGGAGCAGCTGAACTCGAAAATCGAACGATCAGTATGGAAGCGCCCAGCCTTGCCATCATGGTAGAGAGGGTGGCTGAGACGTTTAATAAATACCCCTTCGCTGGAACGGCGCGAGTAATCGTTCTCGGTGAAGAGCTCTCTAAATCAGGTATTAATGAGACCTTAGACTTTTTTCAACGTTTTTATGAATTTCGGAGATCTATCTATCTCTTGGTCGCTAAAGGCGATGCTAAGGATCTTCTAGAGACTGAGCTGCGCACAAAAAAGATTCCTTCCCATAACTTGATTAGCACCATCGAAAGTCAGAAAAGGCAATCGGCCTTCCCTACTACCCGCCTGGGACACTACCTGACAATTTTGGGTAGGGAAAGCCAAAATCCCATCATACCCACTGTGGAAAAGGTAAAATCTGGGGACAAGGATCTTTACCTTCCCAATGATGAAGGGGAAGAGCTATTAATTCACAAATCCTGTGTGTTTGAAGACGGCAAATTGGTCGCCACCCTCAATGACCAAGAGACGAACGGTTTTTTGTGGTTGGATGATGAGATCTATAGCCGTTATTTATATAAGAAGGATGAAAATGGTATAGGGATAACTGCCTGGGTCTTAAACTCAAAAACAAAGTATAAAATCGAAGAAATCGACGGGAAAATGGGGATCACCTTCAAAATCAAAGCCCGAGTCGCGATCAATGAAATCAGTGGAAAACACGAAGAGATGGATACTAAAAAATGGAGAGATTTTATGGAGAGTTTGGGCCCCATTTTAGAACAAGCGATTCAAGAAGAATGTGAAGCCGCAGTAGCTAAAAACAGGGAGTTAGGATTGGACTTTATCGGGATTGGCCGAAAAATAGAGATCAAAGAGCCCAAGTACTGGAAACAGGTGAAGAGTACTTGGCCCCACTGCGTCTCAGATACCCCGGTTGCTTATAGCATTGAAGTGAGTATCGAACATTCAGGATTGGCTCGAAATTCTCCGGTAAGCCCTCAAAAAAGCGAATCAAAAGAAGGGAGCAAAACCCCCCAGTAGTGATTCTATGGAAAAATTATGATATAATGATGAGTATTACCTAAGTTTCTATAGTGTATATCCTCACGGAGGAAGAAAATGTGTTGCATCTAAGCGGTAAAATGCTTCAGTACCAAAAGCAGGGGATGATTTCGTTTCATACACCTGGGCATAAAGGGAAAGAAGAATTCTTCAAGGATTTGCATTTTCCTGAGCAGGACCTTACAGAGCTCCCGGGATTGGATATGCTGCACTCTCCTCAAGGGGTGATTGATGAAGCCCAAAAGCGAGCGGCAGAAGTATACCAAAGCGATTCCAGTTTTTTCCTGGTCAATGGAGCCACGGTGGGAAATCAGGGGATGCTCATGACCTTAGCCAGTATTGGGATGCAAGAAGTTGGTCTGGTACAAGCTAAGGTTTTGGTGGAGAGACAGTCCCATCGTTCGGTGATGTCTGGGTTAGTTTTATCCGGATTAGAGCCTGAATATATTCCCGGTATCATCCATCCGGAGTTCAGGTTGCCCTTGGGACTAATGCCGGTGGATGTAGCTATGGACGAGGTTCTGGGGATTCATCTAACCTATCCTAGTTATTATGGTTCATTGCCGGATTTGGGTAAGATCATTGCCCAGAGAGATGAAAAGGCCCCCCGGAAAAGGATTCTCGTGGATCAGGCTCATGGTGCTCATTACTTGAACCCTCTATTCCCTCCAGGAGCCTTAGAGCTTGGGGCGGATATGGTCTTACATAGTACCCATAAAACCTTAAGTGCTTTAACCCAAGGGGCTATGCTTCATGTAAAGGGACCGCGGATAACCCTATCTGCAGTCAAGAGAGCCCTTGAACTACTGCAATCCTCCAGCCCGAGTTACTTACTGATGGCGTCCTTGGAGAGGGCGGTAGAATATGCTTTAGATAGTACGCGTTGGGAGCGACTTTATGAAGCGGTTCAGGAATTACATGATTGCGTCGGGGGGAGTTTACGACTTTTAAACCCGCGGGATATTGGGACGTACGGGATTACACAACTGGATTGGTCGAAGATCCTTGTGAATACTCGGGAACTGGGAATTTCGGCTCAGGCTTGCGTGGAGCACTTACGTAAGAATTATGGTATTGATCCAGAGCTGTGGGACGAAGAAAATATTTTGTTTTTATTGGGGATTGGCAATACTCCTGAAGAGATTAAGATACTTACAGAAGGTTTATTGAGTTTAGAAGAACTTAGAAAGAAAATCACCCTAGGGGAAGGCTGCCTACTTAAGCAAGGACAAGCCGAGGACCCCACCCTATTAATAGGGGAAATGCCCTTACCAACCAGGAGACTCACTCCACGCCAAGCTTATTTTGCCAAGAAACGTCAAATCCCCCTGCGGGACAGCGTGGGCAAGATACTAGGTGAAAGTATTTCTCCTTACCCACCGGGGATTCCCTTGATTGTCATGGGGGAAGAGATGAATTGTGATATCTTAGAGCTCCTGACCAGACACCAAGGACGGTGGCAGGGCTGGGAAGATAGTGGCCGAGGGGTCTGGGTTATTGAGGAGGTTTAACGTGAACGTTGCACTTCAGCTCGTCGAAAAAGCAGCTCAGGAAGGGCGGCTGGCTCACCTGCTTCTTTTTCATGGTGGGAGTGCTCCTGAGCGACGCCAAGCGGGTTTAGCGATTGCCCAGAGATTGAACTGTACTTCCAATCAGGAGGGGGAAGTGCCTTGTCAGCATTGCACCTCTTGTAGGAAGATCATTTCCGGGAATCACCCGGATGTCGAGGTTATGAAGCCCGCCAAGCTTTCCCTAGGAATAGAACAGGTTTTAGCTTGGCAGGAGCGAGTATACCGCAAACATTATGAGGGTAGATATAAAGTATTTATCCTGGAAGAAGTTGATAAGTTAACGATTCCAGCGGCTAATGCCTTGTTAAAGGTTATTGAGGAGCCCCCGGAAAGGACGTTGATTATTCTCAGCGCCCAAAATGCCGAAGTCCTCTTACCGACCATCCAAAGTAGGGCTCAGGCTGTTTATTTCCCAGTACGTGGGGAGAGGGAATGGCTAGAATCACTTGATGAATCTATCGATGCTCAAGAGGCCAAAGAGGCATTTCAAATGGGCAGCCAAAATCCTGAATTAGCCTATGGGATTTTGGCAGTAGGGGTAGAAAAGGCCAGGGAATGGGTCCGTGGATTTCAGCAGGCCATAGAGGAGCGGGATTTTCTCCAGCTGTTTCCCCTCTTTTCTGGTAATAAAGCCATTGAAAAAAAAGAAACTGAAATTTATCTTCAGATCTTAGCCATGAGGTTAGGACGTCAAAAGGAAGTCAATCCCCGGGCTATTTTAGCCGTGGGGAAGGCGATAGAGCAGATCCAAAGGCAGGGTAATCCCCGCTTGGTTATGGAGGGATTAGCCCTAGAATTATTCCGTGAGGAGGGAATCTGAGTGGTTGAGGTCGTGGGGGTTCGCTTTAAGCGAGCAGGTAAAATATATTATTTTTCCACTGGAGATTTGGCCTTGAGTGCCAATGACAAAGTGATTGTGGAAACGGCTCGGGGAGTTGAGTATGGGGAGAGCGTTATGGCACCCCGCCAGGTGTCTGAAGAAGAAGTAGTTATGCCTTTAAAGCCAGTGATTCGCAAGGCTACACCTGAAGATGAACTGATTGTTCAGGCTAATGACATCAAGGAGAAGGAAGCCTTTGACGTTTGCTTAAAGAAGATTACAGAGCATCAGCTACCTATGAAACTAGTGGATGTGGAGTATACTTTTGACGGGAATAAGATTATTTTTTCTTTCACTGCTGAAGGGCGGGTGGATTTTCGGGAGCTTGTCAAGGATCTGGCTTCGGTCTTCCGGACGCGCATTGAACTTCGTCAGATCGGTGTTCGAGATGAGGCTAAAATGCTGGGGGGCATCGGTTCCTGCGGTAGAGTCTTATGCTGCTCTAGCTTTCTAGGGGATTTTGAACCCGTATCCATTCGAATGGCTAAGGATCAAAAGCTTTCCTTGAATCCAACCAAGATTTCGGGAATTTGTGGACGACTCATGTGTTGCCTTAAATATGAGAGTGGAGATTACGATGAATTAAAAAGAGCGGCTCAGGGTAGGGAACGCTGTGGGAAGCATTGCCAGAAGGGCGATGAAGAGGTTATTGGACTGGACGATGATGTTCTTAAGTTAGAAGAGGAGAATAAGCCGGAACGGGGACCTGCTGTACCGGTTGGTGGTAAAGGCCGTCAAGAAGGACGCTATAAGAAAGGGGAAAAGTACAAAGGAAAGAGTGAGAAAGTATGAGTCAATTGACCCAGGCCTTAACAGAAGTGGAGGAGAAACTAAACTCCTTGATTGAAGAAGTGCAGCGTTTGCGGCCTTATGTGACAAGCCTGGAAGAAGAAAATGCCAGGTTGAAGCGAGAGCTTTGTTCCCTGCCGGAGCAGGAGACAGAGCGGGTGATCGCTAATGCTGAGCGGATACAGGGTGTTGCTCATGACAACTTGGAGCGGCTTTATAGTGAAGGGTTCCATGTCTGCCATTTGCATTTTGGGCAGCCTTTAGAAGAGGGAGATTGTCTCTTCTGCATGGGCTTCCTACGCAAAGATTAGTGAGATTGGAGCGGTTCTTTTGGCAACGGTTCAAGGGGGAACCCTTTATATCTGTGCAACTCCCATTGGAAATTTGGGGGATATCACCTTAAGAGCTTTAGAGGTACTGAAGAGTGTAGACCTCATTGCAGCGGAGGATACCCGTCATTCTCGAAAATTATTGGATCATTACGGCATCACTACCCCCCTGACCAGTTATCATGAACATAATGAAAAAGGAAAGGCCTTAGAACTGGTCAAGCGCTTAGAGCAAGGAGCGACTATTGCGTTGATTTCTGATGCTGGAATGCCGGGGATATCGGACCCGGGTCAAGAGATCATTCAGCTTTGTTTAGCAAGGGGACTTTCCTTGGATGTATTACCGGGGGCCAATGCGGGGCTTACTGCTCTGTTACTCTCAGGTATGCCTAATGACCATTTTTTATTCCATGGTTTTTTGCCCTCTCAATCTAGTGCTCGCAAGAAAGAATTGCAAAATTATGCGCAGCTGCCCTTCACGCAGATTTTTTATGAAGCTCCACATCGCTTGTTAGCAACCTTGGGGGATATCCTCATGGTTTTTGGTGAGCGGGAGGCTGCTGTGGTGAGAGAAATCACCAAGCTCCATCAAAATGTGCATAAGGGGAATTTAAGCGCGCTCATTGAGGAGTTTCAAACCAACAGCCCTCGAGGAGAGATCTGTTTATTGATCGCACCCTATATTCCCACTTTGCCGGTCGGTGGGGCAGAGGAATGGAGTGAGGAAGTGGAAGGTCTTAAAGAGCAGGGAATGAAGCCCAATGAGGCGATGAAAGAGGTTGCGCAAAAGTATGGGGTAAGCAAGCGCGAAATCTATCAGGCAGTTCTTAAGTATAAAAATAGCTAAAGAAAAGGACGACAAACTTGGCAGGTGCCCTAGTTGCGTTATACTATCAACCGATACAACTGATGGATTTCTGATAGGTATAAAAAAATAGAAGGCTTGATGCCTTCTATATGTAGATTATTCTTTTTTGGGTGGGAATGGCTTCTAATTAAGTGCCAGTGTTGTATTAAACAGCTTCAGATTGGCCAGAGGCGGCTTCGCCCATAGCGGCCGCGCATTCGCGACAAACATTTTTGCCACGGAATACTTGAATATCTGCAGCATTATTACAAAACACACATGCAGGCTCATATTTTTTGAGAATGATTTTCTCTTGATCAACATAGATCTCTAGAGCGTCTTTTTCGTCGATTCCCAGGGTTCTACGCAGTTCGATAGGTAATACAACACGACCTAATTCGTCTACTTTTCTTACAATTCCGGTTGATTTCATCATAAGTCCTCCTCGATCTTACATCTTTCGACACAATGCAACAACCTTATGATACCAATCATACCATTTAAAGTCAACGGATTTTTTCAAGTAAAATGGAATTTTTTTCAGCTAATATTATCATGCTAAAGAGAATGATTTTTTATTATATGATATAAAAGTGATAAAATAGGGGAAACGTCTAGAAGAGAGGATGGTCCAACTTGAAATATTATATTACGACACCGATTTTTTACCCCAATGCCAGCCCCCACATTGGGACTGCCTATACCACTGTAGCTGCCGATACCTTTGCTCGTTATCATCGCCTCAAAGGGGATGATGTATATTTCCTAACGGGTACCGATGAGAACGCTCAGAAGATTGTCCGGTCAGCGGAAAGCAAGGGCTTAGAACCGAGAGTCTATGTGGATGGAATTGTGGAGCGGTTTAAGGCCTTGTGGGATGAGTTGGATATTTCCTATGATGACTTTATCCGGACGACGGAAGAACGCCACCATCGGGTGGTGCAGAAGATTTTTACGAAGCTCTATGAGCAAGGGGATATCTATAAATCGGAGTATGAAGGCTGGTACTGCACTCCTTGTGAGACCTTCTGGACAGAAAACAAGCTGGTTGATGGGAAATGTCCTAACCCCGATTGCGGGCGTGAGGTTGAGCTGCTCAAGGAAGAAAGTTATTTCTTCAGGCTTTCTAAATATCAAGATGCCCTTTTGCAATACATTAAGAACAACCCGGATTTCATTCAGCCTTCATCTCGCCGCAATGAGATGATTAAATTTATCGAAGGGGGTTTAGAGGATCTTTGTGTATCCCGTACAACCTTCCAATGGGGGATTCAAGTTCCCTTTAACCCGAAGCATGTAGTCTATGTCTGGTTAGATGCGCTCATTAACTATATCTCCGCTTTGGATTATCCGGATGGGGATTTGTATAAACGCTATTGGCCTGCTGAAGTGCACTTAATGGGGAAGGATATCGTCCGTTTCCATGCGGTGATTTGGCCAATTATTTTGATGGCTTTAGATATTCCTTTACCCAAGCTTGTCTATGGTCACGGCTGGTATCTAAGTAAAGAAGGGGGTAAAATCTCCAAGTCACGGGGTAATGTTCAGGACTCCTTCGAGCTAATTAGGCGTTATGGGTCAGATGCCATCCGTTATTTTCTCCTGCGCGATATGCAGGCCGGAGCTGATGGTGCGTATTCAGAAGATAATTTAGTAGAGCGGTTAAATAGTGATTTAGCCAATGACTTAGGAAATTTTGTTTCGCGAAGTTTGGCGATGATCGTGAAATACCGTGGTGGTGTTATTCCTAAGGGCGGGTCCTCAACGAACTTGGAAGAGGAACTGGTCGCCTTGAGTCAAGAAGTTATTGTTAAGCTGGAGGAGCGATTAGAGGCTCATGATCCGGCGGGTGCCTTAGAAAACCTCTGGCGCCTAGTCGCTCGCCTAAATAAATATGTGGATGAAACAGCACCGTGGACCCTCGCAAAACAGGAAGATCAACAAGCTCGCTTAGATACGGTTCTCCATACCTTCGCTGAGGCTATTCGCATCCTCGGTATTCTCTGTTCTCCCTTTATGCCCAAGCTGACTCCAAAGATGTTTCAGCAGTTAGGAATCTCTGAGGATTTGCTCCTTTGGGAAGAGGCCCAGTGTTGGGATGCCTTAGGAGAAGGGATTCAGGTGGCAAGAGGAGAAGCCTTATTCCCAAGAATTGA from Desulfitobacterium dichloroeliminans LMG P-21439 encodes the following:
- the rsmI gene encoding 16S rRNA (cytidine(1402)-2'-O)-methyltransferase; amino-acid sequence: MATVQGGTLYICATPIGNLGDITLRALEVLKSVDLIAAEDTRHSRKLLDHYGITTPLTSYHEHNEKGKALELVKRLEQGATIALISDAGMPGISDPGQEIIQLCLARGLSLDVLPGANAGLTALLLSGMPNDHFLFHGFLPSQSSARKKELQNYAQLPFTQIFYEAPHRLLATLGDILMVFGEREAAVVREITKLHQNVHKGNLSALIEEFQTNSPRGEICLLIAPYIPTLPVGGAEEWSEEVEGLKEQGMKPNEAMKEVAQKYGVSKREIYQAVLKYKNS
- a CDS encoding GerAB/ArcD/ProY family transporter — its product is MERISTHQFTVLSAAIILGTTFMNSGAIVSGAAGRDGWLAILPGFALGIPFVFMVFSLIPKFPNKNLIEITEQVLGKWLGKGIGLLQVLIAFYFGALLMGQGLDMYSRTVLPLMSHYVLVFGTFIVVAYLYVSGIEVLSRFSEVVFPITFFSLLFIAAFSIQRFERGELFPILDNGIKPLALASWKVAPWPMEYLLFLAGLLPFLPRKAKDLKVLKKNALKAFVLVIAISTIMVIVQIMTFGPFETARLTYGLLVLGNMIEISRTVAGVEAIFTLIWMGVLTLKVAAMFFVVAWGLRSVFKLKGRKVIGFVGLMYVFIPLYSVRGMNVVVEIELLDGYFMLPFMMTWVVVVWGVDRWKRRKKSS
- a CDS encoding demethoxyubiquinone hydroxylase family protein, which encodes MDREDLLRRLNWFYSLEINQVELYKVQANQFKDFYAGKVFKHVASIEQSHVDNIANQITSLGGEPTTLGEVISPIIGMSLGSLMSLTGLERALQLNAEIERKAMSDYKKLVEDLVSSGEDSEEEICTLLKSNFIDEHLHTALFDMLRGNLMEDKIETI
- a CDS encoding initiation-control protein YabA, producing the protein MSQLTQALTEVEEKLNSLIEEVQRLRPYVTSLEEENARLKRELCSLPEQETERVIANAERIQGVAHDNLERLYSEGFHVCHLHFGQPLEEGDCLFCMGFLRKD
- a CDS encoding Ger(x)C family spore germination protein; the encoded protein is METSQEKFLMHRFPIVILLITCLVLMGGCGGKREVDELAFVLGMGIDLGKEEGTYLITMQMAQPKPSGGGGAAELENRTISMEAPSLAIMVERVAETFNKYPFAGTARVIVLGEELSKSGINETLDFFQRFYEFRRSIYLLVAKGDAKDLLETELRTKKIPSHNLISTIESQKRQSAFPTTRLGHYLTILGRESQNPIIPTVEKVKSGDKDLYLPNDEGEELLIHKSCVFEDGKLVATLNDQETNGFLWLDDEIYSRYLYKKDENGIGITAWVLNSKTKYKIEEIDGKMGITFKIKARVAINEISGKHEEMDTKKWRDFMESLGPILEQAIQEECEAAVAKNRELGLDFIGIGRKIEIKEPKYWKQVKSTWPHCVSDTPVAYSIEVSIEHSGLARNSPVSPQKSESKEGSKTPQ
- a CDS encoding PSP1 domain-containing protein; this encodes MVEVVGVRFKRAGKIYYFSTGDLALSANDKVIVETARGVEYGESVMAPRQVSEEEVVMPLKPVIRKATPEDELIVQANDIKEKEAFDVCLKKITEHQLPMKLVDVEYTFDGNKIIFSFTAEGRVDFRELVKDLASVFRTRIELRQIGVRDEAKMLGGIGSCGRVLCCSSFLGDFEPVSIRMAKDQKLSLNPTKISGICGRLMCCLKYESGDYDELKRAAQGRERCGKHCQKGDEEVIGLDDDVLKLEEENKPERGPAVPVGGKGRQEGRYKKGEKYKGKSEKV
- a CDS encoding DNA polymerase III subunit delta', yielding MNVALQLVEKAAQEGRLAHLLLFHGGSAPERRQAGLAIAQRLNCTSNQEGEVPCQHCTSCRKIISGNHPDVEVMKPAKLSLGIEQVLAWQERVYRKHYEGRYKVFILEEVDKLTIPAANALLKVIEEPPERTLIILSAQNAEVLLPTIQSRAQAVYFPVRGEREWLESLDESIDAQEAKEAFQMGSQNPELAYGILAVGVEKAREWVRGFQQAIEERDFLQLFPLFSGNKAIEKKETEIYLQILAMRLGRQKEVNPRAILAVGKAIEQIQRQGNPRLVMEGLALELFREEGI
- a CDS encoding AbrB/MazE/SpoVT family DNA-binding domain-containing protein, which gives rise to MKSTGIVRKVDELGRVVLPIELRRTLGIDEKDALEIYVDQEKIILKKYEPACVFCNNAADIQVFRGKNVCRECAAAMGEAASGQSEAV
- a CDS encoding spore germination protein produces the protein MIKELTQRPYKKEIRKVEGIPIDKEWEKPISFTRIKEDLSRSSDIVFRNFILRGKEEIPCVLGVVDGLVDKHLLDSYVLRVIMVDAINDPAFRAITMDTIHDRLLELFTPANEVKKVSRMGEAIDAMLSGDAVLFIEESQEALVISARGWENRGVTAPQNESSIRGPKEGFNETLRTNTSLLRRRIKHPSLRLVSMKIGDLSKTDVVIAYIENVARADVVAEVLRRIGRIQINGVISGDILEELIEDHPYSPFPQVYNTERPDIVASDLLEGRVAIIVDGTPSVLIVPVTMAKFMQVNEDYYERAMIVVLIRSVRYWGAFIAVLAPSLYIAVTTFHQELIPTSLALSISAGRDAVPFSALGEALLMLLALEILQEAGLRLPKPIGQTIGIVGALIIGDAAVKASLISPIMVIVIGLTAVSSYTIPSYDLAMGIRLIRLPLMILAGTMGFFGLGVGLYLVLIHVLGLRSFGTPYLSPIAPLRIRAFLQDTFVRAPWWASRKIPELVDTHDPKSGGKK
- a CDS encoding aminotransferase class I/II-fold pyridoxal phosphate-dependent enzyme is translated as MLHLSGKMLQYQKQGMISFHTPGHKGKEEFFKDLHFPEQDLTELPGLDMLHSPQGVIDEAQKRAAEVYQSDSSFFLVNGATVGNQGMLMTLASIGMQEVGLVQAKVLVERQSHRSVMSGLVLSGLEPEYIPGIIHPEFRLPLGLMPVDVAMDEVLGIHLTYPSYYGSLPDLGKIIAQRDEKAPRKRILVDQAHGAHYLNPLFPPGALELGADMVLHSTHKTLSALTQGAMLHVKGPRITLSAVKRALELLQSSSPSYLLMASLERAVEYALDSTRWERLYEAVQELHDCVGGSLRLLNPRDIGTYGITQLDWSKILVNTRELGISAQACVEHLRKNYGIDPELWDEENILFLLGIGNTPEEIKILTEGLLSLEELRKKITLGEGCLLKQGQAEDPTLLIGEMPLPTRRLTPRQAYFAKKRQIPLRDSVGKILGESISPYPPGIPLIVMGEEMNCDILELLTRHQGRWQGWEDSGRGVWVIEEV